Proteins encoded together in one Cyanobacteria bacterium QS_8_64_29 window:
- the cobM gene encoding precorrin-4 C(11)-methyltransferase has protein sequence MPTPDPLPAGVYLIGAGPGDPELLTVKAHKILARADTVIFAHSLVPSAILQAVRADAERVPTGNKTLEQILPIAIDRVRSGHAVVRLHSGDLSLYSAIHEQIRALTEAEVPFELVPGIGAYQDATAKLGIELTVPELTQTIILTRISGRASAVPEAEALASLAAHGASLGLYLAARHVAAAQAQLQQHYPEQTPVAICYRLGWPDEAIWLVPLAQMAAQSQQQNLTRTTLYLIGPAVEAARDRAAYNLAQARSRLYHPDYAHLFRPARSAPTADG, from the coding sequence ATGCCGACACCTGATCCGCTACCAGCCGGCGTCTATTTGATCGGTGCCGGCCCCGGCGACCCGGAGCTGCTGACCGTCAAGGCCCACAAGATCCTGGCGCGGGCCGATACTGTCATCTTTGCGCACTCGCTGGTGCCGTCGGCCATCTTGCAAGCGGTGCGTGCCGATGCCGAGCGGGTGCCCACCGGCAACAAAACTCTCGAGCAGATCCTGCCCATTGCCATTGATCGCGTGCGCAGCGGGCATGCCGTGGTGCGGCTGCACTCGGGCGATCTGAGCCTCTACAGCGCCATCCACGAGCAAATCCGCGCCCTGACCGAGGCCGAGGTCCCCTTCGAGCTCGTGCCTGGCATTGGGGCCTATCAGGATGCCACGGCCAAGCTGGGCATTGAGCTGACGGTCCCCGAGCTTACCCAGACCATCATCCTGACCCGCATCAGCGGGCGGGCCTCGGCCGTTCCGGAGGCCGAAGCCCTGGCGTCGCTGGCGGCCCACGGTGCCAGCCTGGGCCTGTACCTGGCAGCGCGCCACGTGGCAGCTGCCCAAGCTCAGCTGCAGCAGCACTACCCCGAGCAGACGCCCGTGGCGATCTGCTACCGCCTGGGCTGGCCCGACGAGGCCATCTGGCTGGTCCCGCTGGCCCAGATGGCCGCCCAATCCCAGCAGCAGAACCTCACCCGGACCACGCTCTATCTCATCGGGCCAGCCGTGGAGGCAGCTCGCGATCGCGCGGCTTACAATCTGGCCCAGGCGCGCTCGCGGCTCTACCACCCCGACTACGCCCACCTGTTCCGGCCGGCGCGCTCGGCACCGACGGCCGATGGCTGA
- a CDS encoding prolipoprotein diacylglyceryl transferase, giving the protein MALFAFQFQSPGPILFELGPVSVRWYGALIALAVLVGVTLAQALAKRRNVSLELVGDLAVWLVIGAIPGARLYYVLFEWERYAGKPGEIVAIWNGGIAIHGAILGGALAAAIFARLRRVSWWRLADLVAPPLVLGQAIGRWGNFFNSEAFGRPTDLPWKLYIPPAKRPPQYLDEAYFHPTFLYESLWDLGVFVLLMALFVWGLRHPGRLKLGVIALAYAMAYSAGRIWIEDLRTDSLMLAGVQAAQVASALGIGLGAIGLIWLYWCDRPLPDVVRVDRRAPRSRPKDYADT; this is encoded by the coding sequence ATGGCACTGTTTGCGTTCCAATTCCAATCGCCGGGCCCCATCCTGTTCGAGCTGGGGCCGGTTAGCGTGCGCTGGTACGGCGCGCTCATTGCGCTCGCCGTCCTGGTGGGGGTGACGCTGGCGCAAGCTCTGGCCAAGCGGCGCAACGTCAGCCTCGAGCTGGTGGGCGATCTGGCGGTTTGGCTGGTCATCGGCGCCATTCCGGGGGCCCGCCTGTACTACGTGCTGTTCGAGTGGGAGCGCTACGCCGGCAAACCGGGCGAGATCGTGGCGATCTGGAACGGCGGGATTGCCATTCACGGCGCCATTTTGGGCGGCGCGCTAGCAGCCGCAATTTTCGCGCGCCTGCGGCGCGTCTCCTGGTGGCGGCTGGCCGATTTGGTAGCGCCGCCGCTGGTGCTGGGTCAGGCCATCGGGCGCTGGGGCAACTTTTTCAACTCGGAGGCCTTCGGCCGGCCCACGGACCTGCCCTGGAAGCTCTACATCCCGCCGGCCAAGCGCCCGCCGCAGTACCTGGATGAGGCCTACTTCCACCCCACCTTTTTATACGAATCGCTGTGGGATCTGGGCGTTTTCGTGCTGCTGATGGCACTATTTGTCTGGGGGCTGCGCCATCCCGGCCGCCTCAAGCTGGGCGTGATCGCGCTGGCGTACGCCATGGCCTACAGCGCGGGCCGCATCTGGATTGAGGACCTGCGCACCGACAGCTTGATGCTGGCAGGCGTGCAAGCGGCCCAGGTGGCGAGCGCGTTGGGCATTGGCTTGGGGGCCATTGGCTTGATCTGGCTGTATTGGTGCGATCGCCCGCTACCGGACGTCGTGCGTGTGGATCGGCGGGCGCCGCGCTCGCGCCCGAAGGACTATGCCGACACCTGA
- a CDS encoding 23S rRNA (adenine(2503)-C(2))-methyltransferase RlmN: MAPATAREDVLLGKSLEELQAWARQHGQPAFRGKQIHQWLYRKGARSLREVSVLPKAWRESLADWPLGRSALHHRSIAPDGTRKYLLRLADGAVVETVGIPTAKRLTVCVSSQVGCPMACDFCATGKGGFSRNLACHEIVDQVLTVGEDFGQRPSNVVFMGMGEPLLNEAAVVAAIRSLNRDVGISQRSLTLSTVGLPGRIRQLAQQQLQITFAVSLHASNQAVRERLIPSARHHPLAALLAECRDYVALTGRRVSFEYILLAGTNDAPEQAQELAEHLRGFQSHTNLIPYNPIDEADYQRPDRQRIQAFRSVLEQHGIATSVRHSRGLEADAACGQLRQERARA; this comes from the coding sequence ATGGCACCTGCAACCGCGCGCGAGGATGTCCTGCTGGGCAAATCGCTGGAGGAGCTGCAAGCCTGGGCGCGCCAGCACGGGCAGCCGGCCTTTCGGGGCAAGCAGATCCACCAGTGGCTCTACCGCAAAGGGGCGCGATCACTGCGCGAGGTCTCGGTCCTGCCCAAGGCCTGGCGCGAGTCGCTGGCCGATTGGCCGCTGGGGCGCTCGGCGCTGCACCACCGCAGCATTGCCCCTGACGGCACGCGCAAGTACCTGCTGCGGCTGGCAGATGGGGCCGTCGTCGAGACCGTCGGCATTCCCACAGCCAAGCGGCTGACGGTGTGCGTCTCCTCGCAGGTGGGCTGCCCCATGGCCTGCGACTTTTGCGCCACGGGCAAAGGCGGCTTTAGCCGCAACTTAGCCTGCCACGAGATTGTGGACCAGGTGCTGACTGTGGGCGAGGACTTCGGGCAGCGCCCCAGCAACGTGGTGTTTATGGGCATGGGCGAGCCGCTGCTCAACGAAGCGGCCGTGGTGGCTGCCATCCGCTCGCTCAATCGCGATGTGGGCATCAGCCAGCGATCGCTAACCCTCTCGACGGTGGGGTTACCGGGGCGCATCCGCCAGCTGGCCCAGCAGCAGCTCCAAATCACCTTTGCCGTCAGCCTGCACGCCTCCAACCAGGCCGTGCGCGAGCGGCTCATTCCCAGCGCCCGCCACCACCCGCTGGCGGCGCTGTTGGCCGAGTGCCGCGACTACGTTGCCCTGACCGGGCGCCGGGTGAGCTTCGAATACATCCTGCTGGCAGGCACCAACGATGCCCCCGAGCAGGCGCAAGAGCTCGCCGAGCATCTGCGCGGCTTCCAGAGCCACACCAACCTCATCCCCTACAATCCCATCGACGAGGCTGACTATCAGCGGCCCGATCGGCAGCGCATCCAGGCGTTCCGTTCGGTGCTGGAGCAGCACGGCATTGCCACCAGCGTGCGCCACTCGCGCGGCCTAGAAGCCGATGCCGCCTGCGGGCAGTTGCGCCAAGAGCGCGCCCGGGCCTAG
- a CDS encoding 1,4-dihydroxy-2-naphthoyl-CoA synthase — protein MQPDWQPCNAYTDIRYEKAAGIAKATIDRPHKRNAFRPQTVSELYDAFCDAREDPNIGVVLLTGAGPHSDGKHAFCAGGDQSVRDKAGYADAGGTPRLNVLDLQRLIRSMPKVVIALVAGYAIGGGNVLQVVCDLTIAADNAVFGQTGPKVGSFDGGFGANYLARIVGVKKAKEIWFLCRQYDAEQAREMGLVNCVVPLAKLEAEGVRWAHEILDKSPIAIRCLKAAFNADTDGQAGLQELAGNATLLYYMTEEGNEGKQAFLDKRSPDFRQYPWRP, from the coding sequence ATGCAACCCGATTGGCAACCCTGCAACGCCTACACCGACATCCGCTACGAAAAAGCGGCGGGCATCGCCAAAGCCACCATCGACCGCCCCCACAAGCGCAATGCCTTTCGGCCCCAAACCGTCTCCGAGCTCTACGATGCCTTCTGCGACGCCCGCGAAGACCCCAACATTGGCGTTGTCCTGCTGACTGGGGCCGGCCCGCACAGCGATGGCAAGCATGCCTTCTGCGCCGGTGGCGACCAGAGCGTGCGCGACAAGGCGGGCTACGCCGATGCGGGCGGTACGCCGCGCTTGAACGTACTGGATTTGCAGCGGCTGATTCGCTCCATGCCCAAGGTGGTCATTGCCCTGGTGGCCGGCTACGCCATCGGCGGGGGCAACGTGCTGCAGGTGGTTTGCGATCTCACCATCGCTGCCGACAACGCCGTTTTCGGGCAAACCGGTCCCAAGGTGGGCAGCTTTGACGGCGGCTTTGGCGCCAACTACCTGGCGCGCATTGTGGGGGTCAAAAAAGCCAAAGAAATTTGGTTCCTGTGCCGCCAGTACGATGCCGAGCAAGCCCGCGAGATGGGCTTGGTCAATTGCGTGGTGCCCCTGGCGAAGCTGGAGGCCGAGGGCGTGCGCTGGGCCCATGAAATTCTGGACAAAAGCCCCATTGCCATCCGCTGCCTCAAGGCCGCCTTCAACGCCGATACCGACGGGCAGGCCGGCCTGCAGGAGTTGGCCGGCAACGCCACCTTGCTCTACTACATGACCGAGGAGGGCAACGAAGGCAAGCAGGCATTTTTGGACAAGCGCTCGCCCGATTTCCGCCAGTATCCCTGGCGGCCCTAA
- a CDS encoding phage shock protein A, whose protein sequence is MGWLQRLWRVVRANINSLIGRAEDPEKILEQAVADMQQDLVRLRQAVAQAIASQKRTERQASQARSQAQEWHRRAQLALEKGDENLAREALQRRKTHQDNAQALEQQLQQQNQVVDRLKRNMRQLEGKISQARTQKDLYIARARSAQASQKIAELTDDLSTGSALNAFERMEDKVNELETSAQAAQELSGDELDKRFSRLEQGEAVESELSQLRAGQSSGELPAGEQPAIGDAEVERELERLRSQRDR, encoded by the coding sequence ATGGGGTGGCTGCAGCGCCTGTGGCGCGTGGTTCGGGCCAACATCAACAGCCTGATCGGGCGGGCCGAGGATCCCGAGAAAATCCTGGAGCAGGCGGTTGCGGACATGCAGCAGGATCTGGTGCGGCTGCGGCAAGCAGTTGCCCAGGCGATCGCCTCGCAAAAGCGGACCGAGCGCCAGGCTAGCCAAGCCCGCTCCCAGGCCCAGGAGTGGCACCGCCGCGCCCAGCTCGCGCTAGAAAAAGGCGACGAGAATCTAGCCCGCGAAGCCCTGCAGCGCCGCAAGACCCACCAGGACAACGCCCAAGCACTCGAGCAGCAGCTGCAGCAGCAGAACCAGGTCGTTGATCGCCTCAAGCGCAACATGCGCCAGCTCGAGGGCAAAATCTCGCAGGCGCGGACCCAAAAGGATCTCTACATCGCCCGGGCGCGCTCGGCTCAGGCCTCGCAAAAGATTGCCGAGCTCACCGACGACCTCAGCACCGGCAGCGCCCTCAATGCCTTCGAGCGCATGGAGGACAAGGTCAACGAGCTCGAAACCAGCGCCCAGGCCGCCCAGGAGCTGAGCGGCGACGAGCTCGACAAGCGCTTCAGCCGCCTGGAGCAAGGCGAAGCCGTTGAGAGCGAGCTGTCGCAGCTGCGCGCGGGGCAAAGCAGCGGCGAGCTCCCGGCCGGCGAGCAACCCGCCATTGGGGATGCCGAGGTGGAGCGCGAGCTGGAGCGGCTGCGCTCGCAGCGCGACCGGTAA
- a CDS encoding succinyldiaminopimelate aminotransferase (catalyzes the formation of N-succinyl-2-L-amino-6-oxoheptanedioate and L-glutamate from N-succinyl-L-2,6-diaminoheptanedioate and 2-oxoglutarate), protein MRFARRLQPLQANVFAEMDAAKARARSAGRPIIDLSLGSTDRPAPERALAAIEGSLSDPSTHGYTLFHDTQAFREAVARWYERKYGLAINAETEVLLLIGCQEGTAHLPLALLDPGSVALLQDPGYPSHAGGVRLADGEIYRMPTLAENEFLPQLEAIPQAVLERARMMVLSYPHNPTTATAPLSFFQRAVAFCRDWNLALVHDFPYADFVYDGRPAAPSALQADPARERTIEFFTLSKSFNMGGFRVAYAIGNAELIAALQNVKSTVDFNQYRGIINGAIAALEGSQAIVQDTVAQFQQRRDALVGALHRVGWPVPAPAATLYVWAPLPAGWPGTAMQFCTQLVAETGVAAAPGSGFGERGEGYVRLALVRDPEVLTQAAERMGEFLQPYLQAAPAR, encoded by the coding sequence ATGCGCTTTGCCCGGCGCTTGCAACCGCTGCAAGCCAACGTCTTTGCCGAGATGGATGCGGCCAAAGCGCGGGCGCGCTCGGCCGGTCGGCCCATCATCGACCTATCGCTGGGCTCCACGGATCGGCCCGCCCCCGAGCGAGCGCTCGCCGCTATCGAGGGCTCGCTGAGCGATCCCAGCACGCACGGCTATACCCTGTTTCACGACACCCAGGCCTTCCGCGAGGCCGTGGCCCGCTGGTACGAGCGCAAGTACGGCCTGGCGATCAATGCGGAGACGGAGGTCCTGCTGCTCATTGGCTGCCAGGAGGGGACAGCGCACCTGCCGCTAGCGCTGCTCGATCCCGGCAGCGTGGCCCTACTCCAGGATCCGGGGTATCCCTCCCACGCCGGCGGCGTCCGCCTGGCCGATGGCGAGATCTATCGCATGCCCACCCTGGCCGAAAACGAGTTTTTGCCCCAGCTAGAGGCAATCCCGCAGGCCGTCCTAGAGCGGGCGCGGATGATGGTGCTGAGCTATCCGCACAATCCCACCACCGCCACCGCCCCGCTTTCGTTTTTCCAGCGTGCTGTGGCCTTCTGCCGCGATTGGAACCTGGCGCTGGTCCACGACTTTCCCTACGCCGACTTTGTCTACGATGGCCGGCCGGCAGCCCCCTCGGCCCTGCAAGCCGATCCGGCCCGGGAGCGGACGATCGAGTTTTTCACCTTATCCAAGTCGTTCAACATGGGCGGCTTTCGCGTGGCCTATGCCATCGGCAACGCCGAGCTCATCGCCGCGCTCCAGAACGTCAAATCGACCGTCGATTTCAACCAGTACCGCGGCATCATCAACGGCGCGATCGCTGCCCTGGAGGGCTCGCAAGCCATCGTGCAGGATACGGTTGCCCAGTTCCAACAGCGGCGGGATGCCTTGGTTGGCGCGCTGCACCGGGTGGGCTGGCCGGTGCCTGCGCCCGCGGCCACCTTGTACGTTTGGGCGCCGCTGCCGGCGGGCTGGCCCGGTACAGCCATGCAGTTCTGTACGCAGCTGGTCGCCGAGACCGGCGTGGCGGCCGCACCCGGTTCGGGCTTTGGCGAGCGCGGCGAGGGGTACGTGCGCTTGGCGCTGGTGCGAGATCCCGAGGTACTGACCCAAGCTGCCGAGCGCATGGGCGAGTTCCTCCAGCCCTACCTGCAGGCGGCACCGGCACGGTGA
- a CDS encoding permease, with protein sequence MTVASGLALALSGVGAGLLAGLLGIGGGVLLVPLLVSWGYVPVRAVATSSLAIVVISLSGSLQNWRMGELSWRSALALGVPAAIAAQGGAWAAERLASAVLLAAFGALLLTNIYLMGLRRRLASASASPAAIAPWASRLGTGGIAGFMAGLFGVGGGVVLVPLQVLLLGESIKTAVRASLGAVAIATTSACLGHAQAGNVALLPGLLLGTGGLAGAQVSTRLLPRLPDRAVALLFRGLMAGLAATIFWQAWREGAAL encoded by the coding sequence GTGACGGTCGCGAGCGGGCTCGCTTTGGCACTAAGTGGGGTGGGGGCAGGCCTGCTGGCCGGCTTGCTGGGCATTGGCGGCGGCGTCCTGTTGGTGCCGCTGCTGGTGAGCTGGGGCTACGTCCCGGTTCGGGCTGTCGCCACCAGCAGCTTGGCCATCGTGGTGATCTCGCTCTCGGGCAGCCTCCAGAACTGGCGCATGGGGGAGCTGAGCTGGCGCAGCGCGCTTGCCCTGGGCGTGCCGGCCGCGATTGCGGCGCAGGGCGGTGCCTGGGCTGCGGAGCGCCTCGCCTCGGCAGTGCTGCTGGCGGCATTTGGGGCGCTGCTGCTGACCAACATCTATTTGATGGGCTTGCGCCGGCGCCTGGCGAGCGCCAGTGCAAGCCCAGCCGCGATCGCGCCCTGGGCCTCGCGGCTGGGAACGGGCGGCATCGCCGGCTTTATGGCCGGGCTGTTTGGGGTGGGCGGCGGCGTCGTTCTGGTGCCGCTGCAAGTGCTGCTGCTGGGGGAGTCCATCAAAACGGCCGTGCGCGCCAGCCTGGGGGCTGTCGCCATTGCCACCACCTCAGCCTGCTTGGGACACGCGCAAGCGGGCAATGTGGCGCTGCTACCGGGCCTGCTGCTGGGGACAGGCGGCTTGGCGGGCGCGCAGGTCAGCACGCGCTTGCTGCCTCGCTTGCCCGATCGCGCCGTGGCGCTGCTGTTCCGGGGGTTGATGGCCGGCCTGGCAGCGACAATATTCTGGCAGGCCTGGCGCGAGGGCGCGGCGCTCTAA
- a CDS encoding rhodanese-like domain-containing protein yields MSQAADRNTAQAPQVKAKHILDRLNWGEPAFSILDVRDRSAYNQSRIMGALSMPMTELVERARRSFEADRVLYVYGESDRQTAEAVRQLQAAGFQQAYGVEGGLLGWKRMAGPTEGNADAS; encoded by the coding sequence ATGAGCCAAGCCGCTGATCGCAACACCGCCCAAGCGCCCCAGGTCAAAGCCAAGCATATCTTGGACCGGCTCAACTGGGGCGAGCCGGCCTTTTCCATCCTGGATGTGCGTGATCGCAGCGCCTACAACCAGTCGCGCATCATGGGCGCCCTATCCATGCCCATGACGGAGTTGGTCGAGCGGGCGCGCCGCTCCTTCGAGGCCGATCGCGTGCTCTACGTTTACGGCGAAAGCGACCGGCAAACGGCCGAGGCCGTCCGGCAACTGCAAGCAGCGGGGTTCCAGCAGGCCTACGGCGTTGAAGGTGGGCTCTTGGGCTGGAAGCGCATGGCCGGCCCCACCGAAGGCAACGCCGACGCTTCCTAG
- a CDS encoding rhodanese-like domain-containing protein, with amino-acid sequence MAGLADLKRALSRLVPIPSGIERSRSRAYDLKMRLDWGQPALTIVDVRDRRAYNISHIQGAVSMPRNELLERALATLEPQRDIYIYGDTDEDTAAAAQTLRTAGFQRVTELRGGVAGWKAFGYPVESMFAYSL; translated from the coding sequence ATGGCAGGGTTAGCAGACCTCAAGCGGGCGCTGTCTAGGCTTGTCCCCATCCCCTCAGGCATCGAGCGCTCGCGATCGCGCGCTTATGACCTTAAAATGCGCCTGGATTGGGGGCAGCCAGCCCTGACGATCGTCGACGTCCGCGATCGGCGGGCCTACAACATCAGCCACATCCAAGGCGCCGTTTCCATGCCGCGCAACGAGCTGCTGGAGCGGGCGCTGGCAACGCTTGAGCCCCAGCGCGATATCTACATCTATGGCGATACAGACGAAGACACCGCCGCAGCCGCCCAGACGCTACGCACTGCCGGCTTCCAGCGGGTGACCGAGCTGCGCGGGGGCGTCGCCGGCTGGAAGGCATTCGGCTACCCGGTGGAGTCCATGTTTGCCTACAGCCTCTAG
- a CDS encoding ribonuclease D, with translation MEPSELQICDRDLSQPLLERYLDAEAIAVDTETMGLNPQRDRLCLVQLCDPNDAVTAIRIEKGQTEALRLKQLMEAAAPASVFHFARFDVAQLQHNFGIRTQSIFCTKIASKLARTYTASHGLKALVQELEQIELDKNAQSSDWGDAANLSPAQLRYAANDVRYLLSLRQKLTAMLVREERWALARQCFDCVPVFANLDLRQFNGVFEHK, from the coding sequence ATGGAACCCAGCGAGCTGCAAATCTGCGATCGCGACCTGTCCCAGCCGCTGCTCGAGCGCTACTTGGACGCCGAGGCCATTGCGGTCGACACCGAGACCATGGGCCTCAACCCGCAGCGCGATCGCCTCTGCTTGGTGCAGCTGTGCGATCCCAACGATGCCGTCACCGCCATTCGCATCGAAAAGGGCCAGACCGAGGCCCTGCGGCTCAAGCAGCTCATGGAAGCAGCCGCCCCCGCTAGCGTGTTTCACTTTGCCCGCTTTGACGTTGCCCAGCTGCAGCACAACTTTGGCATCCGGACCCAGTCCATTTTTTGCACCAAAATCGCCAGCAAGCTCGCGCGCACCTATACCGCCAGCCACGGCCTGAAAGCGCTGGTGCAAGAGTTGGAGCAAATCGAGCTGGATAAGAACGCGCAGAGCTCCGACTGGGGCGATGCCGCCAACCTATCGCCGGCGCAGTTGCGCTACGCCGCCAATGACGTGCGCTACCTGCTGAGCTTGCGGCAGAAGCTAACGGCCATGCTGGTGCGCGAGGAGCGCTGGGCGCTCGCCCGGCAGTGCTTTGACTGCGTCCCGGTCTTTGCCAACCTCGACTTGCGCCAGTTCAATGGCGTGTTTGAGCACAAATAG
- the trpB gene encoding tryptophan synthase subunit beta, giving the protein MPSAASAPRSAPEVQPDAAGRFGGFGGRYVPETLVPALQALESAYTHYRDDPEFQAQLQQLLEGYVGRPTPLYRAERLSQRYARADGSRPQIYLKREDLNHTGAHKINNALAQALLAQRMGKQRIVAETGAGQHGVATATACAHLGLSCTIYMGARDMERQSLNVFRMELLGATVRPVHAGSATLKDATSEAIRDWVTYVGTTHYVLGSVAGPHPYPMMVRDFQAIIGQEARRQCQAAWGGLPDVLLACVGGGSNAMGLFYPFLPEPGVRAIGIEAAGDGLQSARHAATLSCGTPGVLHGAMSYLLQDEQGQIQQAHSISAGLDYPGVGPEHSHLKDSGRVRYDNVTDTQAVAAFQRLAQLEGIVPALETAHAIAYLEVLCPQLSGSPRIAINCSGRGDKDVQTVARYLERNDVLSE; this is encoded by the coding sequence ATGCCATCTGCCGCTTCAGCGCCGCGTTCGGCGCCCGAGGTCCAACCCGATGCTGCCGGCCGCTTTGGTGGGTTTGGCGGCCGCTACGTCCCAGAGACGCTCGTTCCGGCCCTGCAGGCGCTGGAGTCGGCCTACACCCACTACCGCGACGATCCCGAGTTCCAGGCCCAGCTTCAGCAGCTGCTGGAGGGCTATGTGGGTCGTCCCACCCCGCTCTATCGGGCCGAGCGCTTGAGCCAACGCTACGCGCGCGCCGATGGGAGCAGGCCGCAGATCTATCTCAAGCGCGAAGACCTCAACCACACCGGCGCCCACAAAATCAACAACGCCCTGGCGCAGGCGCTGCTGGCGCAGCGCATGGGCAAACAGCGCATTGTCGCCGAGACAGGGGCCGGCCAGCACGGCGTCGCAACCGCGACCGCCTGCGCCCACCTGGGCCTCAGCTGCACCATCTACATGGGCGCGCGCGACATGGAACGCCAGTCGCTCAACGTGTTCCGCATGGAGCTGTTGGGCGCCACTGTCCGGCCAGTACACGCCGGCAGTGCCACGCTCAAAGACGCCACTTCCGAAGCCATTCGCGATTGGGTTACCTACGTGGGCACGACCCATTACGTGCTGGGCTCGGTGGCCGGCCCCCACCCCTATCCCATGATGGTGCGCGACTTCCAGGCCATCATCGGCCAGGAGGCGCGGCGCCAGTGCCAGGCAGCCTGGGGCGGGTTGCCCGACGTGCTGCTGGCCTGTGTGGGCGGCGGTTCCAATGCCATGGGCCTGTTCTACCCGTTTTTGCCCGAGCCCGGCGTGCGAGCCATTGGCATAGAAGCGGCTGGCGACGGCCTGCAATCGGCCCGGCATGCAGCCACCCTGAGCTGCGGCACCCCCGGCGTGCTGCACGGGGCCATGAGCTATCTGCTCCAGGACGAGCAGGGCCAAATCCAGCAGGCCCACTCGATCAGCGCCGGCCTGGACTACCCGGGCGTTGGCCCCGAGCACAGCCACCTTAAAGACAGCGGACGCGTCCGCTACGACAACGTCACCGATACCCAAGCCGTGGCGGCCTTCCAGCGGCTGGCGCAGCTGGAGGGGATCGTGCCCGCGCTGGAGACCGCGCACGCCATCGCCTACCTAGAAGTGCTCTGCCCGCAACTGAGCGGCAGCCCGCGCATTGCCATCAACTGCTCCGGCCGCGGCGACAAGGACGTGCAGACCGTGGCCCGCTACCTGGAGCGCAACGATGTCCTGAGCGAGTGA